Proteins co-encoded in one Arachis hypogaea cultivar Tifrunner chromosome 11, arahy.Tifrunner.gnm2.J5K5, whole genome shotgun sequence genomic window:
- the LOC112721515 gene encoding uncharacterized protein: protein MNFSSWNVRGLRGDGKMRMVKDLKNKYNLSMVGLIETKRRVVTRFDVTQIWGNDGAGWEFVGSTGASWGLLLIWDEMFFDRKNCYKGDRWLCVEGILLKNRVNCAFFLVYGAHSREEKSHVWEELSYIAGLCQVPSCFIGDFNEVVNVEERKDAASLSRATKEFKLWIQDMHLVDLPLMDRKYTWFRGRSCSRIDRAMVTVDWLEVFPETRLRGGPRGLSDHCPIIVEENMMSRGPKPFRSLDSWFTHTCFLRMVREKWRGLGEMQFTDKLRALTAPLRRWHKVNFGEMDNRILKLEEEIKKVDELVGNGVYDGTMEARRRALVTCCEKWYVRKEIHWKQMSRSRHAKDMDKNTRYFHSIASARRINNRIDSLVVNGRLVRNQARIKIAIREFYKELYHQEDSPVLGFRDGLVERIEEVDSVALETLPSAEEIREAVWDCKSSKVPGS from the coding sequence ATGAATTTCAGttcttggaatgttagggggttaCGGGGTGATGGGAAGATGAGGATGGTAAAGGACTTAAAGAATAAATATAACTTGAGCATGGTAGGTTTGATTGAGACGAAAAGAAGGGTAGTGACGAGGTTTGATGTAACACAGATTTGGGGGAATGACGGAGCGGGGTGGGAGTTTGTAGGTTCCACTGGCGCATCTTGGGGTCTTTTGTTGATTTGGGATGAAATGTTTTTTGACAGGAAAAACTGCTACAAGGGGGATAGGTGGTTGTGTGTTGAAGGAATCTTGTTGAAGAATAGGGTTAACTGTGCGTTTTTCTTGGTCTATGGTGCACATAGTAGAGAGGAGAAGAGTCATGTGTGGGAGGAGTTGAGTTACATAGCTGGATTATGTCAGGTTCCATCCTGTTTTATAGGAGATTTTAATGAAGTTGTGAATGTGGAGGAACGAAAAGATGCAGCTAGTCTATCTCGGGCTACGAAAGAATTCAAGCTTTGGATTCAGGATATGCACTTAGTGGATCTGCCGCTCATGGATCGTAAGTATACTTGGTTTCGTGGCCGGTCGTGCAGTCGGATTGATAGAGCTATGGTTACTGTGGATTGGCTAGAAGTGTTCCCTGAGACTCGGTTAAGGGGCGGACCAAGGGGTTTGTCAGATCACTGCCCTATCATAGTGGAGGAAAATATGATGAGTCGTGGTCCTAAGCCTTTTCGTAGTCTTGATTCCTGGTTTACACACACATGTTTTCTTAGAATGGTTAGGGAGAAATGGAGAGGTTTAGGGGAGATGCAGTTCACAGATAAATTGAGGGCGTTGACGGCTCCGTTGAGAAGATGGCATAAGGTCAATTTTGGGGAGATGGATAACAGAATTCTGAAGTTGGAGGAAGAAATCAAGAAGGTGGATGAGCTGGTTGGTAATGGAGTGTATGATGGAACTATGGAGGCCAGGAGAAGGGCGTTAGTTACATGCTGTGAGAAGTGGTATGTTAGGAAGGAAATTCACTGGAAGCAGATGTCTAGGTCTCGGCATGCAAAGGATATGGACAAGAACACAAGGTATTTCCACAGTATAGCTTCGGCGAGAAGAATAAATAACAGGATTGATTCGCTGGTCGTTAATGGCAGACTGGTTAGGAACCAAGCTAGAATAAAAATAGCTATCAGAGAGTTTTACAAAGAACTGTATCATCAGGAAGATTCTCCTGTGTTGGGGTTCAGAGATGGTCTGGTGGAGAGGATAGAGGAGGTAGACTCTGTTGCCTTGGAGACACTACCTTCAGCCGAGGAGATCAGAGAGGCAGTATGGGACTGTAAGTCATCTAAGGTGCCGGGTTCTTAA
- the LOC112722264 gene encoding high-affinity nitrate transporter 3.1 — protein MASRLVVVASLLVLCCLTGTCYGKGHFSSLKKTLDVTASPKKGQVLKAGIDKITVTWGLNKTLPAGTDSAYQTVKVKLCYAPISQKDRAWRKTEDDLSRDKTCQHKIVAKPYDASNKTVNRFEWVIERDVPTATYFVRAYAFDSNDAEVAYGQTTDAKKTTNLFEIQAIIGRHASLDICSICFSVFSVMSLFVFFYIEKRKGKVSK, from the exons ATGGCATCAAGATTGGTTGTGGTAGCATCACTACTTGTCCTTTGCTGCTTAACCGGAACTTGTTATGGCAAAGGTCACTTCTCTTCCTTGAAGAAAACCCTTGATGTCACCGCTTCCCCCAAGAAAGGACAAG TTTTGAAAGCTGGAATAGACAAAATAACAGTGACATGGGGTCTTAACAAGACCTTACCAGCCGGAACAGACTCTGCATATCAGACCGTTAAGGTGAAGCTGTGCTACGCGCCAATCAGCCAGAAAGACCGCGCGTGGAGGAAGACGGAGGACGACCTCTCAAGGGACAAAACGTGCCAGCACAAGATCGTGGCCAAACCCTACGACGCTTCCAACAAGACCGTTAATCGTTTCGAGTGGGTGATCGAGCGCGACGTGCCCACCGCCACGTACTTCGTACGCGCCTACGCGTTTGATTCTAATGACGCTGAAGTTGCTTACGGTCAGACCACTGATGCTAAGAAGACAACAAACTTGTTTGAGATCCAAGCAATCATCGGGCGCCACGCGTCCCTTGATATATGCTCAATTTGCTTCAGTGTTTTCTCGGTGATGTCACTCTTTGTGTTCTTCTACATCGAGAAGAGGAAGGGTAAGGTTTCCAAGTGA